In Euphorbia lathyris chromosome 10, ddEupLath1.1, whole genome shotgun sequence, the DNA window aaaaataacaacaataataataataataataataataataataataataataataataataataataatataccaTTAAGCCAAATTAGCTTACCCTTGGCTCCAAGTCAAGAGTAAGCTAATTTAGCTTTGCTTGGAGCCTACCCTTAGGCTCCAAGCCAATGCAATCTTAATTGTTAAGGctccatgcctataaataggatggagtcccaagagaagaaaaaaagaggAGGGAGACCCGAACCTCTCGAGAATTTTGGCGAGACCCGAGCTAAagaaaaaaacaccaaaaaacgactcaaaacacaatcaatcgacttgatttgacatctccattaccgattgagaggtaataatccgaggaactagacccgtttaatctttcatttcattctttgttacgtttttattgtttagatctacttctttactcttttatttgcacttttattgcttaaacttgtcaaattaattttcttctttcattctACAAATACTTGAGTTTGGATCTAAACTATATTCATATTATTCAACCAATTATTAGTCCACCTAAAAagatataatctaattaatattaGGGTTTAAGGTCTAAAAATTGGAACACAGATGTGACAGTTATATTAGGGAAAGCAAATACATCGCCTGCTTacaaaatagtgtaattttaaaGATTTTGACATTTGCAGCCCTAAGGGCTGTAAATAAAAACACACAAATTTCTATTATTAATGCTAATTTAGTTTtccaatatataaaatttattaatacttAAATACGTAgattcataatatatatattgttatatttccaatacacataaatactgattttagaattaaaattttcttttttattaaatatataagaaACTATGTGAATAATTAATGCTTATATACAGCTCTACGagttgtatatatcatttgcctaaTTTTAAAGCCAAGATTCACCAGACAATACTATTTCAATGTCATGGGTCGTCAGAATGCTAGAGGTTGCAGGATAACAGAATATAAAATTACACATGAAACAAAAAATCATAAACGAGTCTTCAAATTGGATTGTTTTGTACATAAGTGTTAGACTAACTTTCACCTAATAACCATAGGGATAAATTTGTACATAATCTAACAATAATattatcaattaattatttcATTCTTTGCAAATTGTCAAAAAGTTTGATCTTTAATTGGTTCTTTTTGtttatatttcatatatattagATTTCAATTGGTAAAAACAAATGGAGTATGGGAGTTAGCAAAGATCAAGACCGGCCCTGAGCATAACCCATGAGTGTGACTGTTTGTGGCCTGAGCCAAAGGGGTCTAAAttgtttttttactttatatagagtaattttttttaaaatggagTTATAATACTCGTCTATATCTAGAAAATGtttaaataatatgatattttcgGTCTAAAATAtacccaaatttctattttaaactttAAGTACAAACTTTTTATTAAGAgtttttatcttcttttttcGCTTAGGATTCACAAAAATATGAGGACGGGTAGAGCCGGTCGTGGCTTGGGATGTCCACATACCTTCAGCTATCAGCAAATAAAGAGTTGTGAATAAAAAGAGGCTATACAGTTTGGGTTTATCAATATTTTTGAGGATGTCAAACTATACAGGGAGTTTGAGTTTAGGTTTTTACTAGTGTGATCAGATATACAGGAtatttttttctgatttttgtaGATCTGGACTTTCCAGAATGATCTGTTTTTAAGGATCcgtctgttttttttttttttttgtgttttttcggaTTAGCCCCTctattataacaaaaaaataattgaacaatTAAAAGCAAAGTAATGATGTGGAAAAGAAGAAGTAGTTGGATAATCAACCACCTCCTTTTGAATATCTGCAAACACCATAATGGCTAACTTTGGATATTGCATTCATAAACCACACACCTGTACTGTACAgatgttctatttatatagaaggCAGGCATAAATGGAAAATGTAGAATTTGTAAGAAATGGGAGATCTGAAAGGTGAGTTAGTAACAGAGGTAGAACTGAAATCAGGGGCAGACCGATTTTTCAAGTTCTGGAAGAGTGAAGCACATAAAGCCCCTAAACATACTTCTTCCCATGTTCAAGCTGTTCGAATCCATGAGGGTGATTGGGACACTCCTGGCTCCATCAAAATCTGGGACTACACCATAGGTACGTACTACTATATTTTATTAATGAaccctaatatatataaatgaatatttaaaatatgCAGACGGGAAACAAGAGGTGTTTAAAGAGAGGGTAGAAGTGGAAGAGGATAAGAAGCTGGTAAGGCTAACAGGTCTGGAAGGAGATGTGCTCAAGATATATAAGGTTTATAAGAGCACATGGCATATTATACCTAAAGGAGATGGTTATACAGCCAAAATAGCAATTGAATATGAGAAACTCAATCCTGAAGTACCGGCTCCTCATAATTACTTGGATTTTCTGGTCAGGTTTACTAAGGAAATCGATGCTGGCCTTGTCAATGAGTGATCCATCACTGCACTACTCAATTAATATAGAATAAATTTGGCCTATAATAAATTGAAGAGCTATCAAGCTCTTATATATATCTTGTTTCCAGGACTGGAGTACTGTGTACTGAATCATTGTACTATGAGACCAAATTATGTTTCTAaaacttgctttttcttgtgTTCTTCATGTATAATTAATGTTGAACCCTTTTTGtaattaacatccatttggaatatgTACGGGATCATTGTACTAAGATTCCGTTTGGTATGCTGTAATGAATATTGTAATCGAATGTCAATTATAATACAGAGATGAATCCTCGTTACCActaattcttaaatttttattattaatacttattatacataaattcttattaaaagtaaaacaaaaaactcaaaaaatggaaaaaaagcttgaaaactgaaaaacccagaaaacaaaaatgaaaatgagaaaacacaataaaaaaatatggatATTGCAATACTAAGATGCAATGCAATCCAATGAAAACatagacaaaaattaaattaataactaACATTTTTTACATCCACAAACATTATGTGTGCATATATATTCTTTGAATTGTTACCGCATATGGAAATTGACCATTTTTATAAAAGCCGCCAAagtaaacaaaaattaaattaataaccaCAATtgtaaacaaaaattaaattattaaccACATTCTTTACATTTAACTAAATAAACataatgataaaattatatagaaaTACAAATGATGCACTCACTATAAGCTAAAACTAAAAGTCATGGTTGATATCACTTGCTTTGGTTTGTTGCTATTCAATGTGCGTGCTCTTTTCCGATTATGTTATTTCAGATTATTCTTAGATCTTGTGTTACGATTGCTGCCGTGAATTACTGCACTATTTGATAATCGTGCAGAAACGGGTGAAATTGAGGGATAGTGTGTTGAAGAGCTTAATTATGTTCTTTACGTCAGATTAGCAGTTTGCTGAATAGAATCTAGGATTTCAATTTGATATAAAAGaacttaattatatttgtgtttGTTTTAAAATAGTGTTCAATTTGTTAGAATTGATACAAGATAGTCCATGTGATTAtgaccctgtttggtaaagagcgtttttggataaaaaaagcgattttgaccaactttataggtttgaccactgaaaccgctaaaatttaggagctttttcaattagcgttttgcaatattaaaattaatggacttctttaaccctaattatttaaatatatttttatgtattaaaaaaagaaatgcacttattcgtctttttgcacaaaccgctattatcaatctgttaatgtaatcagctaacagccaacagctaatgtaatcagctaacagctaacagctaattcccaaacaagTTCCTAAGCTATCAGTCAGAAAATTTGCAACAGAATATATTGTTAATTGGAATCCCTTGCCTTGTATTGATTTGAaatgagatatttatacatgacaTTACAATGTGAATGCTGTAAAATCTAGCTAATTTACAGCTAATATAATTCCTTAATTTGTGGCTGATTTACATTACTAATATTACCATAATTGTCTAAcacacccccgtagtcgaaacggGAGGAGGATGAACGTTGAGACTAGACCGAAAGTCTTCAAAAAGAATCTGAGGAAgacctttggtgaagatgtcagcGATTTGGTGCCGAGAAGGTACGTGAAGAACTCTGACCTCCCCTCTTGAAACCTTTTCACGGACGAAGTGTATGTCCATCTCAATGTGTTTTGTCCTCTGATGTTGGACCGGGTTACCGGACAAATAAACAGCACTGACATTGTCACAATAAACCAAGGTGGATTTCCGAATCGGTAGATGGAGCTCTAGAAGGAGATTCCGAATCCAACAGGTTTCTGAGACAACATTAGCGACCCCGCGGTATTCCGCTTCAGCACTCGAGCGAGAAAGAGTTGGCTGACGCTTGGCAGACCAGGATATGAGGTTGTCCCCAAGGAATACACAGTACCCAGAAGTAGATCGACGAGTGTCAGGACATCCGCCCCAATCAGCATCAGTATAAGAGACTAATGAATCAAGGGAAGAAGCTGTGAGATGAAGCCCATAATCAAGAGTTCCTTTAACGTAGCGGAGAATACGTTTGATGGCGGCCATGTGCTGAGTCCGAGGAGCATGCATGAACAAACAAACCTGTTGTACTGCGTATGAAATATCTGGCCGAGTCAGAGTTAAATACTGTAATGCACCGGCGAGACTACGATACTCGGATGGATCATGATAAGGTGAACCAGAGGAGAGACTGAGTTTCTGCTTAGTGTCAACAGGTGTAGTGCAAGAGTTAGAGGAAGAGAGCCCGGCTTTTGTAAGAATCTCATTTGAATACTTCTTCTGAGATAAGAAAAGTGATCCCGGGGTGCGAGTGACGGAGATAcccaaaaaataatttaatggaCCTAAATCCTTCATAGCAAACTCAGAGCTCAAGTGTCTGATGATAGTCTCTCGTAAAGCAGGAGAAGAAGCTGTAAGAACTATGTCGTCAACATATAGGAGCAAATAGGCGGTCTCGGTCCCACGATGAAAGACAAAGAGTGAGTGATCAGACTTGCTATGTGAGAAACCCAAAGTTGCAAGAAAAGAGGCAAACCGTTGGTACCACGCCCGAGGAGCTTGTTTTAAACCATACAGTGACTTTTGGAGGAGACAAACATGTTCCGGATAGTTGGGATCTCTGAACCCCATTGGCTGATGCATATAAACTGTCTCAGAGAGATTGTCGTGAAGGAAAGCATTCTTAACATCGAGTTGGTGGAGACCCCAATTTTTGGATAGAGCAATGCTGAGAACGGCACGGATCGTTGCAGGTTTAACAACTGGACTGAAAGTCTCGCCACAATCTACACCAACTAGTTGATTAGCACCATTGCCAACAAGGCGAGCCTTATAGCGCGCAAAGGAACCATCTGCATTAAatttgtgcctgaaaatccaccaactacgtaAAATGTTAGCATTAGGAGGACGGGGTACAaggacccacgtcttattttcaataagagcTCTATATTCATCGGCCATGGCACTTTTCCAATTTGGGTCTCGTAATGCGAGGGAAGGGTTCAAGGGTAATGGAAAAAGAGTGGAAGCGTTGAGGTTTAATTTATGGATGGGCCTAAAAATTCTTGTTTGGCTTCGGGTGACCATGGGATGGGTGGATATTATTGGGGGGGAAGTAGGCTCAGGGGAGAGGGTGTCATTAGTGGAAGGAGAATGATAGGGGCTAGGCTGTTGGTCCTGTTGTGGAGGCCCAGGCGGACTGAGTGAGTGGGCGGGGCTGGGCTGGTCAATTGGTCCGGGTGGGCTGGGAGGTGGACTGGCGGGCGTGATAGGATGGTGGCATTGGGGAGATGGCGGGTTGGGCTGTGGAGACGCTGATTGGTGTTGGGCCGGATCTGTAGTAGGATGAGGTGGGATTAGATATGGGTCAGCTTGGGTAGAAGATAACGGGCCTGGATTAGGGATAGGGAGAGTGGAAGAAATGGCAGTAGGGAAAGGTGAGGATTTAGCAAATGGGAAATGGTTTTCGTCGAATACAACGTGTCGGGAAATAACAATTTTGCGTGTAGAGACGTCATAGCACTTGTAACCGCGGTGGTTGGGTGGAAATCCTAAGAAGACACAAGGAAAAGAACGTGCTTGGAGTTTATTACGAGAAGTGGAAGGAATAAGGGGAAAACATAAACAACCGAAGGTGCGGATATGAGTATAACTAGGATCACGATGATAAAGAATTTTGGTGGGAGAAAGGTTACCGAGGTTGCAATGAGGTAAGACATTGAGAAGATAGGTAGCATGACCAAGAGCATGTGGCCAAAAATTAGAAGGGACGGAGGCGTGGTGAAGTAAAGTCCGAACAATATCGTTAATGGTTCGAATGGTTCGTTcggattttccattttgaggagATGTGTGAGGACAAGAAAAACGAAATTGCATACCATTTAATTTGCAAAAATCATGAAATTGAACATTATTatattcaccaccattatcacatTGAAAAGTTTTTATATCGCGTTCAAATTGTGTACGAATGAGAGATCAAAAAGTAAGAAAAGTGGAGAAAACTTGAGATTTAGCAGTAAGTGGAAAAGTCCAAAGGAAATTTGTAAAGTCATCaagaaataaaacataataacgaTAACCGTCGGAACTCACTATAGGAGACGTCCAAACATCACTATGAACAATATCAAAAGGCATGGTTGAAAAATTAGAGGAATCATAGAAAGGCAATTTAATTTGCTTTCCAAACACACATGAAGAACAAACTGAATTATCCAAAGATTTATTACAAGAAATTAAATTGTTTGTTCTAAGATTATTCAAAATATGAGACCCAGGGTGTCCCAAACGATTGTGCCAAATAGTAGGAGTCAAAGcagtaaaagaaaaagataaaccAGATGAAGAATCGGCGGTAACTGGGTAAAGATCACCGGTGCTATTACATCTCATAATAAGCATCCCCGTACGCAAAtccttcacagagaaaccaaAAGGATCAAATTCCACAGACACGTTATTATCAACAGTAAATTTTCTAACGGATATAAGGTTTTTAACTAGTTTGGGGGCGTGCAAAATATTGTTTAAGTGCAGGGATTTATTGTTGCTGGCTAAGGACGCATTACCAAGACCGACTATAGGAATACAATTGCCATTTCCAACTACCATATTATCATTTGAgctcttatttaaataagaaGTGAGCATACCTCCATCCGCCGTCATATGAGCGGTGGCGCCGGTGTCCATGTGCCACGGGTCCGGTGGCGGAGTAATCGCCAGCGTGTGCATCGCTGCAGCAATGTTGGTGGGAGAGCAGTCCTGGGCCAGATGGGCCTGCTGAGTGGGCCGTGCTCCAAGAATACCCTGCTGAGTTGGGTGGGCTGGTGGAGTCATGAATGGATGGGTCTGTCCATGTGAGGGTAAAGTGGGATATGGGCATGGGGCTGAAGCCCATGGAAATGGAGAAGCCCATGGTGCTCCAAATCCCCACGACCCATATTGTTGCTGGTATGGTCGAGGAAACCAGCGACCTCCACCACCACGTCCATGCCTTCCACGTCGGCCTCCAGTTCTGCCGCCACGATGAAAGCCCCCGCCGCTGCTCCGATTGAAAGAACCACCGCCGCCACGAGACTGTTGGGGCCAGAAATTTGCTGCCGGTGGGGGAAAGAGAGGCTGGGAGGTGTCGGAGTTTGCGGTGGCCAAGGAAACAGCCGCTGAATTGACGGTGGTCTCCATTTTCTTAGCACGAGCTGATTCCTCAAGTACAATCATTGATCTCGCCTTGTAGAATTGAGGAAGAGTTTCTCCGTGCCGGATTTGGCTTCCAACAGATTCAAAAGCCTCAGTAAGACCGGAAATCAGTTGTAGAACAAGTCTGTCGTTATCAACCGGAGCGCCAACATTATCCAATTGATCCGATAAATTTTTCAGATGTTGACAATAGGATGATGCATCGGGAAAGTTTTCCATGAGAACATTCGAAAATTCCTGCTGCAAATACAGTGCACGGGAATGCTTGTTATCAATGAACAATTCTTCCAAGCGTTCCCAAGCCTTGGCCGCCGTCAATTCTTTCCCAATAATGGTATTAACTAAGTCCAGTGTTATAGTCGCATATAGCCATTGTAAAACAATTGCATCTATCCGTTTCCAGAGACTAGGATTCTTAGTTTTCGTAACGGAGGAGGAAAATTCCGAGCCGTCATCGGTGGACGGGATGATATAATCAAGAACGAGGTAGGCCTTGGCATGATTTTTAAACAGCTCTGCCCAGGTGTTATATTGGCCTGTTTTCTGATCTAATGGTTCTTTAATGATTGAAGAAATATTTGTGAGAGTTAGAGCAGGATGCGTAGGAATTTGGGCAGCCATGATGATTGGCAACTGAAAAACTAGAGGTAGAGAAGAAAGAATATGAAGAAGGTGGCAGGGAAAAGAGAAATCGGCTGGGGTTGAAGAGGAAAAGACCTTGAAGAGGAAAAGACCTAAGCTGCTGATACCATGTTAATTGGAATCCCTTGCCTTGTATTGATTTGGaatgagatatttatacatgagaTTACAATGTGAATGCTGTAAAATCTAGCTAATTTACAGCTAATATAATTCCTTAATTTGTGGCTGATTTACATTACTAATATTACCATAATTGTCTAACAAATATAATTCCTTAATTTGTGGCTGATTTACATTACTAATATTACCATAATTGTCTAACATATATCACTTTGGAACTTCCCTTGAATATTCTCATGTACGTATCTTTTAGATCTATGCTTAAGCTCAACAGCTCAGGTAAACATTTCCCAGATTCTTCAAGCTTATCTCCATACAACATAAAAGCTCAATCATGCGGGTATCACCGTATTTCCAAAGCAACCTATAGTAAGGGAGCCGAGCTCAAAACTTGAGAAATTTTATCATGAAATTGAGTCTATACTGAACTTTTGTTCAAAGATCGATCATGCACGTATGGTCTATCTCTTTGACTAGTTGCatttaaattttagaatttgGTATATTAAGTTTTCTTTTGAGGGAATTGGTATACTTCAGACTATATTATCTCTCTTTCCGTCTCTGGTTATTTCGTTTTAATGTTTTAGAATTGCATTGGGCGATGATGTTATAGTATTTGCTTATGATTATTGAACAATTTAGAATAACTAAACCTTCTTGGGGCATGACAGCTAGCGGAATAACAGAACCTTGGTTCCTCATATGGAGAAATTTTATGCAATCagagctcccttcaatccaatttttacttattttattatttactattttagtttaaataacaTTATTAATGATGGGAAATTTCATTATCAACGCTTGAAATACTTCaatgataatatttttaatcattttaaacattttaaagtgatgattttttttatcattataaacattttaataaaaaagattTTAAATCATTACAAATACTTTAATGAGAATATTTGCTTATCACTAAAACAATATTTTAATATGGATAAAATTATTATCGTTGCAAATTTATAATGAGGATAACATCTTATCCCCGTTAATACTTTTAGTAAGGGACCCAGTAATGAAGGGTTCCATGAGAGTAATTATTCTCGTTAAAAACACTTTAGTGAGCATATTTGGACTTTTAGTGAGAATATGTCCCttcgttaaaaccttttttttgTAGTGCTGTAAATATTGTTCTAAAATTTATGTGAAATGACGGGATGTAacatttgaaatttgaaaaattcaTAGAATAATAATGAAATTGATATTCAAACAAATATTTACATCTACTATGAGCAAAACTATTATGAACAAGTTAAAAAAAGAATCTAACATTTTGCGTgtatttttttcacgtttttcgtgttatccttttttaatttttttgcgttttctcattttctacgtttccattttttttttttgctgattttaattgtgcaacaaaattttattattacatttaactaaacaaatataaatattacAATGGTAATTACATTTTATCATTTTGTTTAATTTGTCTATCAAACATAATAATGGAATCACTATTCCATTTCGTTATATTACAAGTTTAATTGCATTACAACTTTACATATTGCATTACGTCATTACCAAACAGACCCTAAGATACTTGTAACTTTTAACTAAAGTTGCAATATATATTTTCTTCCTCCTAAATAGCGTATAATATATCTTAAATGGAGTTGAATACAATATTTaccaaaattaaaatatttcaaTCACAAAAACAAATTTTACAATAAATGTAGAATAATAGCATTATAAAACTTTTGAACAGCTTAAGAAATATTTTGCTTGACTAAAATATTAAATCTTAATATAATATTGCCatggaaataaataaatacagcAATATGTAGGGCCGGTCCTAACAATTTAGTGCCCTAGGCAAAACAAGCATTAAGGGCCCCTtttgttaaaaataaattaaacttaattttaatttaacaaaaaagaaagaaagaaagaaaaaggacAATGCATAAATAATTGTAAGCTTTTATTATGCATAAATAATGGTAAGTATGGGTAGTCAAGTGCATGGGTATGTGTATGGGTAGTCAACAATGTATGGGtattaaaaaaatgtatgtGTATGggtagtcaacttgtgactct includes these proteins:
- the LOC136207931 gene encoding MLP-like protein 328, producing MGDLKGELVTEVELKSGADRFFKFWKSEAHKAPKHTSSHVQAVRIHEGDWDTPGSIKIWDYTIDGKQEVFKERVEVEEDKKLVRLTGLEGDVLKIYKVYKSTWHIIPKGDGYTAKIAIEYEKLNPEVPAPHNYLDFLVRFTKEIDAGLVNE